From the genome of Parazoarcus communis, one region includes:
- a CDS encoding MFS transporter, producing MGTTLPYWRLSFYYFFYFAFVGAFSPYFTLYLQSLQYPATDIAILMSLMQLMRVLSPNLWSWLSERLGMRLPIVRLSAAMSLAGFSIFFMTQAFSGIFVGMALMAFFWSAALPLVESVTFVHLGAQGHRYGSIRVWGSVGFIVAVLGLGLLLDHFAIDVVLWVTASILLGILVCGILVPEAKPSVSSHVTASFGATLRRPEVLALFGACFLMSAAHGALYVFYSILLVDHGYDKVVVGSLWSLGVLAEIGVFLVMPRVMRRYSLRTILLVAFACAVLRFATIGWGVGSMLVLILAQLLHGATFGAYHAAAIAAVNKWFPGRLQSSGQALYGSVSFGAGGMLGGLISGYTWDTIGSAWTFTLGSVFALAGFVWLALSWREHGPERTI from the coding sequence ATGGGGACGACGCTGCCGTACTGGCGACTTTCGTTCTACTACTTCTTCTATTTCGCCTTCGTCGGCGCATTCTCGCCGTATTTCACGCTCTACCTTCAGTCGCTGCAATACCCTGCAACCGACATCGCCATCCTGATGTCGCTGATGCAGCTCATGCGTGTGCTGTCGCCAAACCTCTGGAGCTGGCTTTCCGAGCGCCTGGGCATGCGCCTGCCGATTGTCCGCCTGTCGGCTGCGATGAGCCTCGCGGGTTTCTCGATCTTCTTCATGACGCAGGCGTTCTCCGGCATTTTCGTCGGCATGGCGCTGATGGCCTTTTTCTGGAGCGCCGCGTTGCCGCTGGTCGAGAGCGTAACCTTCGTTCATCTCGGCGCGCAGGGGCATCGTTACGGCAGCATCCGCGTGTGGGGGAGTGTGGGCTTCATCGTGGCCGTACTCGGGCTCGGGCTTCTGCTCGATCATTTCGCAATCGATGTTGTCCTGTGGGTGACCGCGTCGATCCTGCTCGGCATTCTTGTGTGCGGGATCCTGGTGCCCGAGGCGAAGCCGAGCGTGAGTTCGCACGTGACCGCCAGCTTTGGTGCCACACTGCGTCGCCCGGAAGTGCTCGCGCTGTTCGGTGCCTGCTTTCTCATGTCCGCCGCACACGGCGCACTGTATGTCTTCTATTCGATCCTGCTGGTGGATCACGGTTATGACAAGGTTGTGGTCGGGTCGCTGTGGTCGCTCGGCGTGCTGGCTGAGATCGGGGTGTTCCTGGTCATGCCGCGCGTGATGCGCCGCTACTCGCTGCGCACCATCCTGCTGGTGGCGTTTGCCTGCGCCGTGCTGCGCTTTGCAACCATCGGCTGGGGTGTGGGCAGCATGCTGGTACTGATCCTTGCGCAACTGCTTCACGGCGCGACCTTCGGCGCCTACCATGCGGCGGCGATCGCGGCGGTGAACAAGTGGTTTCCCGGGCGTCTCCAGTCGAGCGGGCAGGCGCTCTACGGAAGTGTGTCCTTTGGTGCCGGCGGCATGCTGGGCGGCTTGATCAGCGGTTACACCTGGGACACTATCGGATCTGCGTGGACCTTCACGCTGGGGTCGGTTTTTGCGCTTGCGGGGTTTGTGTGGCTGGCGTTGAGCTGGCGGGAGCACGGCCCCGAGCGCACGATTTGA
- the aroC gene encoding chorismate synthase produces the protein MSGNSIGTLFCVTSFGESHGPAIGCIVDGCPPGLAISAAEIQLELDRRKPGTSRHVTQRREPDEVEILSGVFEGVTTGTPIALLIRNQDQRSKDYGNIADTFRPGHADYPYWQKYGIRDYRGGGRSSARETAVRVAAGAIAKKWLDEKFGIVIRGYMAQLGPLSIPFESWDEVDRNPFFAPNASLVPELEQYMDELRKSGDSVGARINVVATGVPVGWGEPVFDRLDAEIAYAMMSINAVKGVEIGAGFDAVSQLGTQHGDEMTPEGFLSNNAGGVLGGLSSGQDILVSMAIKPTSSIRLDRASINRQGEPVVVNTHGRHDPCVGIRATPIAESMLALVLIDHALRHRAQCGDVVTTTPRIAGLAPAGHQAVPSPVRR, from the coding sequence ATGTCCGGCAATTCCATCGGCACGCTTTTCTGCGTCACGTCTTTCGGTGAATCCCACGGCCCGGCCATCGGCTGCATTGTCGACGGCTGCCCTCCCGGGCTCGCGATCAGCGCGGCCGAGATACAGCTGGAGCTCGATCGTCGCAAGCCGGGTACGTCCCGTCATGTGACGCAGCGCCGCGAGCCGGACGAGGTGGAGATTCTGTCCGGTGTATTCGAGGGTGTGACCACGGGTACGCCGATTGCGCTGCTGATCCGCAATCAGGATCAGCGCAGCAAGGACTACGGCAATATTGCCGACACCTTCCGTCCCGGCCATGCCGATTACCCCTACTGGCAGAAATACGGTATCCGCGATTACCGCGGCGGCGGTCGTTCATCCGCACGTGAAACCGCCGTGCGCGTGGCCGCCGGCGCAATCGCAAAGAAATGGCTGGACGAGAAGTTCGGCATCGTGATCCGGGGCTACATGGCCCAGCTCGGCCCGCTTTCGATTCCCTTCGAATCCTGGGACGAGGTCGATCGCAACCCCTTCTTTGCGCCCAATGCGTCCCTTGTGCCCGAACTCGAGCAGTACATGGACGAACTGCGCAAATCGGGCGACTCGGTCGGCGCCCGCATCAACGTGGTGGCCACTGGTGTGCCCGTGGGCTGGGGCGAGCCGGTGTTCGATCGTCTCGATGCCGAGATTGCCTACGCGATGATGAGCATCAATGCGGTGAAAGGCGTCGAGATCGGTGCCGGTTTCGACGCCGTGTCCCAGCTTGGCACGCAGCATGGTGACGAGATGACGCCCGAGGGCTTCCTCTCCAACAATGCGGGCGGTGTGCTTGGTGGCCTGTCCTCCGGGCAGGACATTCTGGTGAGCATGGCAATCAAGCCGACTTCCAGCATCCGGCTCGACCGCGCGTCGATCAATCGTCAAGGTGAGCCTGTCGTGGTCAATACCCACGGCAGACACGACCCCTGTGTCGGCATTCGCGCCACACCGATTGCCGAGTCCATGCTTGCGCTGGTGCTGATCGACCACGCATTGAGGCACCGGGCGCAGTGTGGTGATGTCGTCACCACCACGCCGCGCATTGCCGGACTGGCGCCGGCAGGGCATCAGGCGGTCCCCTCTCCCGTGCGGCGTTGA
- a CDS encoding M48 family metallopeptidase, giving the protein MLIFKKSLFPVLIAALLSVGCQTVQTTGGGAVGVDRGQMMMIPASDIEQASSQQYQEIISEARSKNLLNRDARQVQRVRQVASRLIPQTGNFRRDAPGWKWEINVLKSDELNAWCMAGGKIAFYSGLIDRLGLSDDEIAAVMGHEIAHALREHARERVSKSMATGLGISVAGALLGVGEVGQDLMGSVAKVTFELPNSRLHETEADRIGVELAARAGYDPRAAVTLWTKMASQSSGAPPQWLSTHPSHDSRQKDLAEYAARVMPIYEQTRRR; this is encoded by the coding sequence ATGCTGATATTCAAGAAAAGCCTGTTTCCGGTGCTGATTGCCGCGCTGCTGAGCGTGGGATGCCAGACGGTGCAAACCACCGGCGGAGGCGCGGTCGGGGTGGACAGGGGGCAGATGATGATGATCCCGGCGAGCGATATCGAGCAGGCATCGTCGCAGCAATACCAGGAGATCATTTCCGAGGCGCGGAGCAAGAACCTGCTCAACCGTGACGCCCGACAGGTGCAGCGCGTGCGGCAGGTCGCCTCGCGGCTGATTCCCCAGACCGGCAATTTCCGTCGTGATGCGCCAGGCTGGAAGTGGGAGATCAACGTGCTCAAGTCCGATGAACTCAATGCATGGTGCATGGCCGGGGGCAAGATCGCCTTCTATTCGGGCTTGATCGACCGCCTCGGCCTGAGTGATGACGAGATCGCAGCGGTGATGGGGCATGAGATTGCACATGCGCTGCGCGAGCATGCGCGCGAGCGCGTGTCGAAGAGCATGGCGACCGGCCTCGGCATCTCGGTCGCTGGCGCCTTGCTCGGGGTTGGCGAAGTGGGGCAGGACCTGATGGGGTCGGTGGCGAAAGTGACTTTTGAATTGCCCAACTCGCGCCTGCACGAAACCGAGGCCGACCGCATTGGCGTGGAACTGGCTGCACGCGCGGGCTATGATCCGCGCGCGGCAGTGACGCTGTGGACCAAGATGGCTTCCCAGTCGTCGGGTGCGCCACCGCAATGGCTGTCCACCCACCCCTCGCACGACTCGCGGCAGAAGGATCTGGCCGAGTACGCTGCCCGGGTCATGCCGATCTACGAGCAGACACGGCGCAGATAG